From a region of the Citricoccus muralis genome:
- the thpD gene encoding ectoine hydroxylase produces the protein MTATATQNRIDTYPTRNNGEVKVMPREDAVVWGSASIGPMDQATLDGFDARGYLSIDRLVSDDEVAEFHRELERLSQDPQVRADERCVIEASSQEVRSVFDVHRISPVFKRIANDPRVVDRARQLLGSDVYIHQSRVNFKPGFEGKEFMWHSDFETWHAEDGMPAPRAVSISISMTDNYSYNGPLMIMPGSHREYVSCDGATPEDNYLKSLVMQGAGTPSKQILTDFYDRYGIDVLEGQAGGAVMFDSNCMHASNGNVTPFPRSNVFIVFNSVENTIEEPYAAAKPRPEFAGSTDFTPAGLR, from the coding sequence ATGACTGCAACGGCAACGCAGAACAGAATCGACACCTACCCCACCCGGAACAATGGTGAGGTCAAGGTCATGCCCCGCGAGGATGCGGTGGTGTGGGGATCCGCGTCTATTGGCCCAATGGACCAGGCGACCCTGGACGGGTTCGATGCCCGCGGGTACCTGTCGATCGACCGGCTGGTCAGCGACGACGAGGTGGCCGAGTTCCACCGAGAACTCGAACGCCTCTCGCAGGACCCGCAGGTCCGGGCGGACGAGCGCTGCGTGATCGAAGCCAGCAGCCAGGAAGTGCGCTCCGTCTTCGACGTGCACCGCATCAGTCCGGTGTTCAAGAGGATCGCCAACGACCCTCGGGTGGTGGACCGGGCTCGGCAGCTACTGGGCTCGGACGTCTACATCCACCAGTCCCGCGTGAACTTCAAGCCCGGCTTCGAGGGCAAGGAGTTCATGTGGCACTCCGACTTCGAGACGTGGCACGCGGAGGACGGCATGCCCGCCCCCCGGGCCGTCAGCATCTCGATCTCGATGACGGACAACTACTCCTACAACGGGCCCTTGATGATCATGCCCGGCTCGCACCGCGAGTATGTCTCCTGCGATGGGGCGACCCCGGAGGACAACTACCTCAAGTCCCTGGTCATGCAGGGCGCCGGGACCCCGAGCAAGCAGATCCTGACGGACTTCTACGATCGCTACGGGATCGACGTGCTGGAGGGCCAGGCCGGTGGTGCCGTCATGTTCGACAGCAACTGCATGCACGCGTCCAACGGCAACGTCACCCCGTTCCCGCGCTCCAACGTGTTCATCGTGTTCAACTCGGTGGAGAACACCATCGAGGAGCCGTACGCGGCGGCGAAGCCGCGGCCCGAGTTCGCCGGCTCGACCGACTTCACTCCGGCCGGACTGCGATAG
- the ectB gene encoding diaminobutyrate--2-oxoglutarate transaminase, protein MDTTVFTTIESEVRSYSRGWPTVFTQAKGAVQTAEDGTEYLDFFSGAGALNYGHNHPLLQKALVEYISSDAPVHSLDMMTPAKRDFLQTFSDVILKPRGLDYKVMFPGPTGTNTVEAALKLARKVTGRQHILSFTNAFHGMTLGALSVTGNSMKRKGAGIPLTNSSKIPYDDYFNGEIEDFMWLERVLEDSGSGVDKPAAIIVETVQGEGGVRAARLEWLKQLSGLCSKHEILLIVDDVQAGCGRTGTFFSFEEAGFTPDIVCVSKSISGYGLPMALTLFRSELDVWEPGEHNGTFRGNNPAFVTATATLKEFWADDSFQKGQLAEAIATVHGALDQIAASVDGASVRGRGLLAGLHFADTEVAGKVAAESFRNGLLVETSGPDDEVLKLMPALTTPKDQLERGMGIIAAAVAKVTGTDVAYQPGTGTLAAA, encoded by the coding sequence ATGGACACCACCGTCTTCACCACCATCGAATCCGAGGTCCGCAGTTACAGCCGCGGCTGGCCCACCGTCTTCACCCAGGCCAAGGGCGCCGTCCAGACCGCTGAGGACGGCACCGAGTACCTGGACTTCTTCTCCGGCGCCGGGGCGCTGAACTACGGGCACAACCATCCGCTGCTGCAGAAGGCCCTGGTCGAGTACATCTCCAGCGATGCCCCGGTGCACTCCCTGGACATGATGACGCCGGCCAAGCGGGACTTCCTGCAGACCTTCAGCGACGTCATCCTGAAGCCGCGTGGACTGGACTACAAGGTCATGTTCCCCGGCCCGACGGGCACCAACACCGTGGAGGCCGCCCTCAAGCTGGCCCGCAAGGTGACCGGCCGCCAGCACATCCTGTCCTTCACGAACGCGTTCCACGGCATGACTCTGGGCGCGCTGTCCGTGACCGGCAACTCGATGAAGCGCAAGGGCGCCGGCATCCCGCTGACCAACAGCTCGAAGATCCCGTATGACGACTACTTCAACGGTGAGATCGAGGACTTCATGTGGCTGGAGCGTGTCCTGGAGGACTCCGGCTCCGGCGTGGACAAGCCGGCCGCCATCATCGTGGAGACCGTCCAGGGCGAGGGCGGCGTGCGTGCCGCCCGCCTCGAATGGCTCAAGCAGCTCTCCGGCCTGTGCAGCAAGCACGAGATCCTGCTGATCGTGGACGACGTCCAGGCCGGCTGCGGCCGGACCGGCACCTTCTTCAGCTTCGAAGAAGCCGGTTTCACCCCGGACATCGTCTGCGTCTCCAAGTCGATCTCCGGTTACGGCCTGCCGATGGCCCTGACCCTGTTCCGCTCCGAGCTGGACGTGTGGGAGCCCGGCGAGCACAACGGGACCTTCCGCGGCAACAACCCGGCGTTCGTCACCGCCACCGCCACCCTGAAGGAGTTCTGGGCCGACGACTCGTTCCAGAAGGGACAGCTGGCCGAGGCCATTGCCACCGTGCACGGTGCCCTGGACCAGATCGCCGCCTCCGTGGACGGTGCCTCCGTCCGTGGCCGCGGACTGCTGGCCGGCCTGCACTTCGCGGACACGGAGGTGGCTGGGAAGGTGGCCGCCGAGTCCTTCCGGAACGGCCTGCTCGTGGAGACCTCCGGCCCCGACGATGAGGTCCTGAAGCTGATGCCGGCCCTGACCACCCCGAAGGACCAGCTGGAGCGTGGCATGGGCATCATCGCCGCCGCTGTGGCCAAGGTGACCGGCACCGACGTCGCCTATCAGCCGGGAACCGGCACGCTCGCCGCCGCCTGA
- a CDS encoding acetyl-CoA C-acyltransferase, protein MSEAFLIGGARTPVGRYGGALSSVRPDDLAALAVRAAVERSGLDPAVVDEVIYGNANGAGEENRNVARMAWLLNGYPDHVPGITVNRLCASGMSAIQMATHMIQAGAAEIVVAGGVESMSRAPWVMEKPATPFAKPGEVVDTSIGWRFTNPAFLSGEYSRGGKATYSMPETAEEVARVYNISREDCDAFAVRSHERALAAIEAGRFAEEIAPVTVKGRKGAETVVDTDEGPRPGTSADVLAGLRPVVKGGTVVTAGNASTLNDGASAIIVASEAAVAKYGLTPRARVLAGASAGLAPEIMGMGPVPSSRKVLERTGTAVGDLAAVELNEAFASQSLASLRELGLDAGTVNNDGGAIALGHPLGSSGSRIVVTLLGRLEREAGSGAKGLATMCVGVGQGAALLVEAV, encoded by the coding sequence GTGAGTGAAGCATTCCTGATCGGAGGTGCCCGCACGCCGGTCGGCCGGTACGGGGGCGCCCTCTCCTCGGTCCGGCCGGACGACCTGGCCGCCCTGGCCGTCCGCGCCGCCGTCGAGCGATCCGGGCTGGACCCGGCCGTGGTGGATGAGGTCATCTACGGCAATGCCAATGGTGCAGGCGAGGAGAACCGCAATGTCGCCCGGATGGCCTGGTTGCTCAACGGCTACCCGGACCACGTCCCCGGCATCACCGTCAACCGCCTCTGTGCCTCGGGCATGAGCGCCATCCAGATGGCCACCCACATGATCCAGGCCGGTGCGGCCGAGATCGTGGTGGCCGGCGGCGTCGAGTCCATGTCCCGGGCCCCCTGGGTCATGGAGAAGCCGGCCACGCCGTTCGCCAAGCCGGGCGAGGTCGTGGACACCTCCATCGGCTGGCGCTTCACCAACCCGGCCTTCCTGTCCGGGGAGTACTCCCGCGGCGGCAAGGCCACCTATTCCATGCCGGAGACGGCAGAGGAGGTGGCCCGGGTCTACAACATCTCGCGCGAGGACTGCGACGCCTTCGCCGTCCGGTCCCACGAACGTGCCCTCGCCGCCATCGAGGCCGGGCGCTTCGCCGAGGAGATCGCCCCCGTGACTGTCAAGGGACGCAAGGGCGCCGAGACGGTGGTGGACACCGATGAGGGGCCGCGGCCGGGCACCTCGGCCGACGTCCTCGCCGGGCTGCGCCCCGTGGTGAAGGGCGGCACCGTGGTCACCGCCGGCAACGCCTCCACCCTGAATGACGGGGCCTCCGCGATCATCGTGGCCTCCGAGGCCGCCGTGGCGAAGTACGGGCTCACGCCTCGTGCCCGGGTGCTGGCGGGCGCCTCAGCCGGGCTCGCTCCCGAGATCATGGGCATGGGCCCGGTCCCTTCCTCCCGCAAGGTGCTGGAACGCACCGGGACCGCGGTCGGTGACCTCGCCGCCGTCGAACTCAACGAGGCCTTCGCCTCGCAGTCCCTGGCGAGCCTGCGTGAGCTGGGCCTGGACGCCGGAACGGTGAACAACGACGGCGGCGCGATCGCCCTCGGACACCCGCTCGGCTCCTCCGGGTCCCGGATCGTGGTGACGCTGCTGGGCCGTCTCGAGCGAGAGGCCGGCTCTGGTGCCAAGGGCCTGGCCACGATGTGCGTCGGCGTCGGTCAGGGTGCGGCGCTGCTGGTGGAGGCGGTCTGA
- a CDS encoding ectoine synthase, with protein MLVTNLNDLNDTERDIKSETWRSRRMVLAREGVGFSFHDTVIYAGTTSTFHYANHIEAVYCVQGEGTLTNEVTGEVHELKDGTMYLLDGNEKHTVRATTELRMACVFNPPVTGRETHDANGVYQLVFEEGSDRKVPKKANVETEAMA; from the coding sequence ATGCTGGTGACCAACCTGAATGACCTGAACGACACTGAGCGCGACATCAAGTCGGAGACCTGGCGCTCACGCCGCATGGTGCTGGCGCGCGAGGGCGTCGGCTTCTCCTTCCACGACACCGTGATCTACGCCGGCACCACCTCGACGTTCCACTACGCGAACCACATCGAGGCCGTGTACTGCGTGCAGGGCGAGGGCACCCTGACCAACGAGGTGACCGGTGAGGTGCACGAGCTCAAGGACGGCACCATGTACCTGCTGGACGGCAACGAGAAGCACACGGTGCGCGCCACCACCGAGCTGCGCATGGCCTGCGTCTTCAACCCGCCGGTGACCGGCCGCGAGACCCACGACGCCAACGGTGTCTACCAGCTCGTCTTCGAAGAGGGTTCGGACCGCAAGGTGCCGAAGAAGGCCAACGTCGAGACTGAAGCGATGGCCTGA
- the ectA gene encoding diaminobutyrate acetyltransferase produces MADDADTALTTRPTAPVLRPPQTEDGAALWHMTKDSEVLDLNSSYYYLLWCRDFADTTVIAEIDGEPAGFVTGYLRPDAPTTLMVWQVAVTEAARGHGLASRMLDELVARTSAEALETTITDDNAASQRLFASLAERFGADHQITPLITAEMYPDGHDTEYLHRISPLAQ; encoded by the coding sequence ATGGCAGATGATGCAGACACAGCACTGACCACCCGACCGACAGCCCCCGTGCTCCGCCCTCCGCAGACTGAGGATGGAGCGGCGTTGTGGCACATGACCAAGGACTCGGAGGTCCTCGACCTCAACTCGTCCTACTACTACCTGCTCTGGTGCCGGGACTTCGCCGACACCACCGTGATCGCTGAGATCGACGGCGAGCCGGCCGGTTTTGTCACCGGCTACCTCCGGCCTGACGCCCCCACCACGCTGATGGTGTGGCAGGTTGCCGTGACCGAGGCCGCTCGAGGCCATGGCCTGGCCTCCCGCATGTTGGACGAGCTCGTCGCCCGCACGTCCGCCGAGGCGCTGGAGACCACCATCACGGATGACAACGCGGCTTCCCAGCGACTGTTCGCCAGCCTCGCCGAGCGCTTTGGAGCGGATCACCAGATCACCCCGCTGATCACCGCGGAGATGTATCCGGACGGACATGACACGGAATACCTCCACCGCATCTCTCCCCTCGCGCAATAG
- a CDS encoding 3-hydroxyacyl-CoA dehydrogenase family protein — MSTEDSMTDTAVTAPAVPARVGVLGGGRMGAGIAHAFLIKGAEVVVVERDEDAAAAARERVSASAGASIERGVLDEPLEQVLGRLIVSLDRADFADRDLVIEAVPEDWELKVSSLKDVERHLNDGALLASNTSSLSVTGLSAELVHPENFLGLHFFNPVPASALIEVVVGAQTAPAWVAAARAWTAGLGKTAVVVNDAPGFASSRLGVAIALEAMRMVEEGVATAEDIDNAMVLGYKHPTGPLQTTDIVGLDVRLGIAEYLASTLGERFDPPQILRDKVAAGELGRKTGQGFFTWT, encoded by the coding sequence ATGAGCACCGAAGATTCCATGACGGACACGGCAGTCACGGCCCCGGCGGTACCGGCCCGGGTCGGCGTGCTTGGCGGCGGTCGGATGGGTGCCGGCATCGCCCATGCTTTCCTGATCAAGGGCGCCGAGGTGGTCGTGGTCGAGCGTGATGAGGATGCTGCGGCTGCGGCCCGGGAGCGGGTGAGTGCGTCGGCAGGGGCCTCGATCGAACGCGGCGTGCTGGACGAGCCGCTGGAACAGGTCCTGGGCCGCCTCATCGTGTCCCTGGACCGAGCGGACTTCGCCGATCGGGACCTGGTGATCGAGGCGGTTCCGGAGGACTGGGAGCTGAAGGTCTCCTCCCTCAAGGACGTCGAGCGGCATCTGAACGACGGGGCGTTGCTGGCCTCGAACACCTCGAGCCTGTCCGTCACCGGACTCTCGGCCGAACTGGTGCACCCGGAGAACTTCCTGGGCCTGCATTTCTTCAACCCGGTTCCGGCCTCTGCCCTGATCGAAGTCGTGGTCGGTGCCCAGACCGCCCCCGCATGGGTGGCAGCGGCCCGGGCGTGGACCGCGGGACTGGGCAAGACCGCCGTCGTGGTCAATGACGCCCCGGGCTTCGCTTCCTCCCGCCTCGGGGTCGCGATCGCCCTGGAGGCCATGCGCATGGTCGAAGAAGGGGTGGCCACGGCCGAGGACATCGACAACGCCATGGTCCTGGGCTACAAGCACCCCACCGGGCCGCTCCAGACCACGGACATCGTCGGCCTGGACGTGCGCCTGGGCATCGCCGAGTACCTGGCCTCCACCCTGGGTGAGCGCTTTGACCCGCCCCAGATCCTGCGGGACAAGGTCGCCGCCGGCGAGCTTGGCCGCAAGACCGGACAGGGCTTCTTCACCTGGACCTGA
- a CDS encoding PaaI family thioesterase has protein sequence MTFSTSQIPAPPSAARPQVLGRTEQLTRVQLFAAQQHGARERTGTLRTGPWSLDPEGRPTGLSAAVLLDNTLARAIRAAAMDLDWIVTTELQLNFNGPYPAEGAVLESWASAAAVDSLGGMAQATLQDAEGTVYVHATGWFQSVGPSSSATADQYSRLASLPLGPETEVSLASLVGMQGNTVPTEGERPSVTDHFQNGPQFAENDELMNPQGAVHGGALTIMSGLAAQQPMPDRTGFDLQSLRVLFLRPAGGPIATRTRVRHAGRSLRIVDVELVAGGAGVGHLAQAKPFVQAEAVFRAAR, from the coding sequence ATGACCTTCTCGACCTCGCAGATCCCTGCGCCGCCCTCCGCCGCACGCCCCCAGGTGCTCGGCCGCACCGAGCAGCTGACGCGCGTCCAGCTGTTCGCGGCACAGCAGCACGGGGCACGCGAGCGGACCGGGACCCTGAGGACGGGGCCTTGGTCCCTGGACCCGGAAGGGCGCCCCACCGGGCTCTCAGCTGCCGTGCTGCTGGACAACACGCTGGCACGAGCCATCCGCGCGGCCGCCATGGACCTGGACTGGATCGTCACCACCGAGCTGCAGTTGAACTTCAACGGCCCCTACCCCGCCGAGGGGGCCGTCCTGGAGTCCTGGGCGAGCGCGGCCGCCGTCGATTCCCTGGGTGGCATGGCCCAGGCCACCCTGCAGGATGCCGAGGGAACGGTCTACGTCCACGCCACGGGGTGGTTCCAGAGCGTCGGCCCGAGCTCCAGTGCCACAGCGGACCAGTACAGCCGCCTGGCCTCGCTCCCGCTCGGTCCAGAGACAGAGGTATCCCTGGCCTCGCTCGTGGGAATGCAGGGCAACACCGTGCCGACCGAGGGCGAACGGCCCTCCGTCACCGACCACTTCCAGAACGGTCCGCAGTTTGCCGAGAACGACGAGCTGATGAACCCCCAGGGCGCGGTGCACGGCGGCGCGCTGACCATCATGTCCGGGCTGGCGGCCCAGCAGCCCATGCCGGACCGGACGGGATTCGACCTGCAGTCGCTGCGAGTCCTGTTCCTCCGTCCGGCCGGGGGCCCCATCGCCACACGCACCCGGGTGCGCCATGCAGGGCGCTCCCTGCGCATCGTGGATGTCGAGCTGGTGGCCGGCGGGGCCGGCGTCGGGCATCTTGCCCAGGCCAAGCCGTTCGTCCAGGCCGAGGCGGTGTTCCGCGCCGCGCGCTGA
- a CDS encoding enoyl-CoA hydratase/isomerase family protein has protein sequence MASLDALDPDSFTTLLVEEGEDRLVVRLHRPEVRNAIDQVMVDELHAVCAHLERTPKVLILTGTPSDAEAGTKGVFASGADIAQLRQRRRDDALAGINSTIFDRLSRLPMPVIAALDGYALGGGAELAYAADFRIGTAALRMGNPETNLGIMAAAGATWRLKELVGEPLAKQILLAGRVLTGAECLAAGLISDLVEPEQLLEAAQSLADRIGAQDPLAVRITKSVFHAPREAHPVIDTLAQGMLFESEAKFDRMQAFLDRKNTQTSKTTRKTDSPEEQA, from the coding sequence ATGGCCTCGCTGGATGCCCTGGACCCGGACAGCTTCACGACGTTGCTGGTGGAGGAGGGGGAGGACCGACTGGTGGTTCGGTTGCATCGCCCTGAGGTGCGCAATGCGATCGACCAGGTGATGGTCGATGAGCTGCACGCGGTCTGTGCCCACCTGGAGCGGACGCCCAAGGTCTTGATCCTCACGGGGACGCCATCGGACGCCGAGGCTGGGACCAAGGGGGTCTTCGCCTCGGGGGCGGACATCGCCCAATTGCGCCAGCGCCGCCGGGATGATGCCCTGGCCGGGATCAACTCCACGATCTTCGATCGGCTCTCTCGGTTGCCGATGCCGGTGATCGCCGCCCTGGACGGTTATGCCCTGGGTGGCGGCGCGGAGTTGGCGTATGCCGCGGACTTCCGGATCGGCACGGCGGCCCTGCGGATGGGCAACCCGGAGACGAACCTGGGCATCATGGCTGCCGCGGGGGCGACCTGGCGGCTGAAGGAACTCGTCGGCGAGCCGCTGGCCAAGCAGATCCTGCTGGCCGGCCGAGTCCTCACCGGGGCCGAGTGCCTGGCAGCCGGACTGATCAGCGACCTGGTCGAGCCCGAGCAGCTCCTCGAGGCCGCACAGTCGTTGGCGGACCGGATCGGTGCACAGGACCCGCTGGCGGTGCGGATCACCAAGTCGGTGTTCCATGCCCCTCGAGAGGCCCACCCGGTGATCGACACGCTGGCCCAGGGCATGCTCTTCGAGTCCGAGGCGAAGTTCGACCGCATGCAGGCCTTCCTCGATCGCAAGAACACCCAGACCAGCAAGACCACCCGGAAGACCGACTCTCCTGAGGAGCAGGCATGA
- a CDS encoding MFS transporter translates to MADSQTAAAARPRRSAEERKVLAGTLVGTTIEWYDFFIYAQAAAFVLAPLFFAPLAEENAPLAQVVSWASLGISFLFRPLGAIVAGHLGDKYGRKMILVLTLVGMGGATALIGMLPTHAVIGVWAPILLIFLRIIQGFSAGGEWGGAALMSVEHAPRNLRSTFGSYPQIGVPIGMLLATAFMTLLTSTMSEEAFMAWGWRIPFLSSVVLILVGYLIRRAVDESPVFKEMQLRKKESAAPLGVLLKSHKKNVILAALIFAANNAAGYLVIAFFASYGANVLGMSRESTLVASFIGGLGWLAFTMLGGRLGDRIGKIRTFQIGYGIIILWAIPMWFLLDTASLPLFTLAIVILTIGLGPSYGPQSALYAEMFPANVRYSGVSIGYAFGSIIGGAFAPMIAQLLLNRTGASWTIGVYIAALAIVSFVAVSMVPKSVEGSDLHVDEAHREHLAAHPEDAPLVDEATHAGQVAPARNPENPQTLGAPEDR, encoded by the coding sequence ATGGCAGATTCACAGACCGCAGCGGCAGCCCGCCCGCGGCGCAGCGCCGAGGAGCGCAAGGTCCTCGCCGGCACCCTCGTCGGCACCACCATCGAGTGGTACGACTTCTTCATCTACGCCCAGGCCGCGGCCTTCGTGCTGGCGCCCCTGTTCTTCGCGCCGCTGGCCGAGGAGAACGCACCACTGGCGCAGGTGGTCTCCTGGGCCTCCCTGGGCATCAGCTTCCTGTTCCGCCCCCTGGGCGCCATCGTCGCCGGCCACCTGGGTGACAAGTACGGACGCAAGATGATCCTGGTGCTCACGCTGGTCGGCATGGGCGGGGCCACGGCCCTGATCGGCATGCTGCCCACCCACGCCGTGATCGGCGTCTGGGCACCGATCCTCCTGATCTTCCTGCGCATCATCCAGGGCTTCTCCGCCGGCGGCGAATGGGGCGGAGCCGCCCTGATGTCGGTCGAGCACGCACCGCGCAACCTGCGCAGCACCTTCGGCTCCTACCCGCAGATCGGTGTCCCGATCGGCATGCTGCTGGCCACCGCCTTCATGACGCTGCTGACCAGCACCATGTCCGAGGAGGCGTTCATGGCCTGGGGCTGGCGCATCCCGTTCCTGTCCTCCGTGGTGCTGATCCTCGTGGGGTACCTCATCCGCCGCGCCGTGGATGAGTCCCCGGTGTTCAAGGAGATGCAGCTGCGCAAGAAGGAGTCGGCCGCTCCCCTGGGCGTGCTCCTGAAGAGCCACAAGAAGAACGTCATCCTGGCCGCCCTGATCTTCGCCGCCAACAACGCGGCCGGCTATCTGGTCATCGCGTTCTTCGCCTCCTACGGTGCCAATGTGCTGGGCATGAGCCGGGAGTCCACGCTCGTGGCCTCCTTCATCGGCGGCCTCGGCTGGTTGGCGTTCACCATGCTGGGCGGCAGGCTCGGTGACCGGATCGGCAAGATCCGCACTTTCCAGATCGGCTACGGCATCATCATCCTGTGGGCGATCCCCATGTGGTTCCTGCTGGACACGGCCTCACTGCCGCTGTTCACCCTCGCCATCGTCATCCTCACCATCGGCCTCGGCCCCTCGTACGGCCCGCAGTCCGCGCTCTATGCCGAGATGTTCCCGGCCAACGTCCGCTATTCCGGCGTGTCCATCGGTTATGCCTTCGGCTCGATCATCGGTGGCGCCTTCGCCCCGATGATCGCCCAGCTGCTGCTGAATCGCACCGGCGCCAGTTGGACCATCGGCGTCTACATCGCCGCGCTGGCCATCGTCTCCTTCGTGGCCGTGTCCATGGTGCCGAAGTCCGTGGAGGGATCCGACCTGCACGTGGACGAGGCCCACCGGGAACACCTGGCCGCACACCCGGAGGATGCACCCCTGGTCGATGAGGCGACCCACGCGGGCCAGGTCGCGCCGGCCAGGAATCCCGAGAACCCGCAGACGCTGGGGGCACCTGAGGACCGTTGA